A stretch of the Medicago truncatula cultivar Jemalong A17 chromosome 5, MtrunA17r5.0-ANR, whole genome shotgun sequence genome encodes the following:
- the LOC25479540 gene encoding sugar transport protein 1 isoform X1 yields MGVEANVDGPSKYPGKLTFRVIITCIMAATGGLIFGYDHGVSGGVTSMDSFLKRFFPSVYEQESNLKPSANQYCKFNSQILTLFTSSLYISALVAGLGASSITRALGRRTTMILGGIFFVSGALLNGLAMNIAMLIAGRLLLGFGIGCANQAVPIYLSEMAPYKYRGALNMCFQLSITIGIFTANMFNYYFSKILNGEGWRLSLGLGAVPAVVFIIGSICLPDSPNSLVTRGRHEEARKELVKIRGTDDVDAEFRDIVAASEASAKVKHPWKTLQERKYRPQLVFAILIPFFQQFTGLNVITFYAPILFRTIGFGSQASLMSAAIIGSFKPVSTLVSIFVVDKFGRRALFLEGGVQMLICQIIMTVAIAVTFGTSGNPGKLPHWYAITIVGIICVYVSGYAWSWGPLGWLVPSEIVPLEIRSACQSITVAVNMTSTFFIAQLFTEMLCHFKFGLFIFFGCFVILMTFFIYKFFPETKGVPLEEMHMVWRKHPFWGKFLEAEDQKIQSSKLDT; encoded by the exons ATGGGTGTTGAAGCAAACGTGGATGGTCCATCCAAATATCCAGGAAAACTCACCTTTAGGGTGATTATCACTTGTATCATGGCTGCCACTGGTGGATTAATCTTTGGTTATGATCATGGTGTTTCAG gTGGAGTAACATCAATGGATTCTTTCTTGAAACGATTTTTTCCATCTGTTTATGAACAGGAATCAAATTTGAAACCTTCTGCAAATCAATATTGCAAATTCAACAGTCAAATACTGACATTGTTTACATCTTCCCTTTATATAAGTGCTCTTGTTGCTGGTCTTGGGGCATCAAGCATAACAAGAGCTTTAGGTAGGCGAACAACGATGATTTTGGGTGGAATATTCTTTGTGTCGGGCGCATTACTCAATGGATTAGCCATGAACATTGCGATGCTTATCGCTGGAAGGTTGTTGCTTGGTTTTGGTATTGGGTGTGCCAATCAG GCAGTTCCAATCTATCTATCAGAAATGGCACCTTATAAATACAGGGGTGCTCTAAACATGTGTTTTCAATTGTCAATTACCATTGGTATTTTTACAGCCAATATGTTCAACTATTACTTTTCCAAGATACTAAATGGTGAGGGATGGCGATTAAGTTTGGGGCTAGGTGCGGTACCTGCAGTGGTTTTCATTATAGGCTCAATTTGTCTTCCTGATTCGCCAAACTCGCTTGTTACACGTGGTCGTCACGAAGAAGCAAGAAAGGAGCTTGTGAAAATCCGCGGTACTGATGATGTTGATGCTGAGTTTAGAGATATTGTTGCTGCTAGTGAAGCCTCGGCTAAAGTGAAACACCCTTGGAAAACCTTGCAGGAGAGAAAATATAGGCCACAGCTTGTTTTCGCCATATTGATTCCTTTCTTCCAACAATTCACTGGATTGAATGTGATCACATTCTATGCTCCTATACTGTTTAGAACAATTGGTTTTGGAAGTCAAGCTTCTCTCATGTCTGCCGCGATCATTGGAAGCTTTAAACCTGTTTCCACTttggtttcaatttttgttGTAGATAAATTTGGACGGCGCGCCCTTTTCCTTGAGGGTGGTGTTCAAATGTTGATTTGTCAG ATTATCATGACAGTTGCTATTGCTGTCACATTTGGAACAAGTGGCAACCCAGGGAAACTACCTCATTGGTATGCAATCACCATTGTTGGGATAATCTGTGTATATGTTTCAGGTTATGCATGGTCTTGGGGACCTCTTGGATGGTTAGTACCTAGCGAAATTGTTCCACTCGAAATTCGATCCGCTTGTCAGAGTATTACAGTTGCTGTCAATATGACTTCAACTTTCTTCATAGCTCAACTCTTCACGGAAATGCTTTGTCACTTCAAGTTTGGTTTGTTCATCTTCTTTGGATGCTTTGTGATCCTCATGACTTTCTTCATCTACAAGTTTTTTCCAGAAACAAAGGGTGTCCCGCTCGAGGAAATGCATATGGTTTGGAGGAAACACCCCTTTTGGGGAAAGTTTTTGGAGGCAGAGGATCAAAAAATACAATCTTCTAAACTAGACacctaa
- the LOC25479540 gene encoding sugar carrier protein C isoform X2, with the protein MDSFLKRFFPSVYEQESNLKPSANQYCKFNSQILTLFTSSLYISALVAGLGASSITRALGRRTTMILGGIFFVSGALLNGLAMNIAMLIAGRLLLGFGIGCANQAVPIYLSEMAPYKYRGALNMCFQLSITIGIFTANMFNYYFSKILNGEGWRLSLGLGAVPAVVFIIGSICLPDSPNSLVTRGRHEEARKELVKIRGTDDVDAEFRDIVAASEASAKVKHPWKTLQERKYRPQLVFAILIPFFQQFTGLNVITFYAPILFRTIGFGSQASLMSAAIIGSFKPVSTLVSIFVVDKFGRRALFLEGGVQMLICQIIMTVAIAVTFGTSGNPGKLPHWYAITIVGIICVYVSGYAWSWGPLGWLVPSEIVPLEIRSACQSITVAVNMTSTFFIAQLFTEMLCHFKFGLFIFFGCFVILMTFFIYKFFPETKGVPLEEMHMVWRKHPFWGKFLEAEDQKIQSSKLDT; encoded by the exons ATGGATTCTTTCTTGAAACGATTTTTTCCATCTGTTTATGAACAGGAATCAAATTTGAAACCTTCTGCAAATCAATATTGCAAATTCAACAGTCAAATACTGACATTGTTTACATCTTCCCTTTATATAAGTGCTCTTGTTGCTGGTCTTGGGGCATCAAGCATAACAAGAGCTTTAGGTAGGCGAACAACGATGATTTTGGGTGGAATATTCTTTGTGTCGGGCGCATTACTCAATGGATTAGCCATGAACATTGCGATGCTTATCGCTGGAAGGTTGTTGCTTGGTTTTGGTATTGGGTGTGCCAATCAG GCAGTTCCAATCTATCTATCAGAAATGGCACCTTATAAATACAGGGGTGCTCTAAACATGTGTTTTCAATTGTCAATTACCATTGGTATTTTTACAGCCAATATGTTCAACTATTACTTTTCCAAGATACTAAATGGTGAGGGATGGCGATTAAGTTTGGGGCTAGGTGCGGTACCTGCAGTGGTTTTCATTATAGGCTCAATTTGTCTTCCTGATTCGCCAAACTCGCTTGTTACACGTGGTCGTCACGAAGAAGCAAGAAAGGAGCTTGTGAAAATCCGCGGTACTGATGATGTTGATGCTGAGTTTAGAGATATTGTTGCTGCTAGTGAAGCCTCGGCTAAAGTGAAACACCCTTGGAAAACCTTGCAGGAGAGAAAATATAGGCCACAGCTTGTTTTCGCCATATTGATTCCTTTCTTCCAACAATTCACTGGATTGAATGTGATCACATTCTATGCTCCTATACTGTTTAGAACAATTGGTTTTGGAAGTCAAGCTTCTCTCATGTCTGCCGCGATCATTGGAAGCTTTAAACCTGTTTCCACTttggtttcaatttttgttGTAGATAAATTTGGACGGCGCGCCCTTTTCCTTGAGGGTGGTGTTCAAATGTTGATTTGTCAG ATTATCATGACAGTTGCTATTGCTGTCACATTTGGAACAAGTGGCAACCCAGGGAAACTACCTCATTGGTATGCAATCACCATTGTTGGGATAATCTGTGTATATGTTTCAGGTTATGCATGGTCTTGGGGACCTCTTGGATGGTTAGTACCTAGCGAAATTGTTCCACTCGAAATTCGATCCGCTTGTCAGAGTATTACAGTTGCTGTCAATATGACTTCAACTTTCTTCATAGCTCAACTCTTCACGGAAATGCTTTGTCACTTCAAGTTTGGTTTGTTCATCTTCTTTGGATGCTTTGTGATCCTCATGACTTTCTTCATCTACAAGTTTTTTCCAGAAACAAAGGGTGTCCCGCTCGAGGAAATGCATATGGTTTGGAGGAAACACCCCTTTTGGGGAAAGTTTTTGGAGGCAGAGGATCAAAAAATACAATCTTCTAAACTAGACacctaa